The Methanobacterium lacus genome includes a region encoding these proteins:
- a CDS encoding GMP synthase subunit A, translating to MKIAVINNHGQYNHRIYRSLHYLKIPAELVPNTTPVEELREKNPLGLILGGGPSIERAGYSLDYVKEFDCPILGICLGHQIIAKAYNGEIGAAGIESYAKIKINILDEDDILKGLGTGLDVWASHKDEVCKAPENFDVIATSSICGVEAMKHPTKPVYGIQFHPEVHHTENGGVIFENFYEVCKKYHGIE from the coding sequence ATGAAAATAGCTGTTATAAACAATCATGGACAGTACAATCACAGAATTTACAGGAGTTTACATTATTTAAAAATACCTGCTGAACTCGTTCCAAATACAACCCCCGTGGAAGAACTTAGGGAAAAAAATCCGTTGGGATTAATTCTAGGGGGCGGTCCATCAATAGAGCGTGCTGGGTACTCTTTAGATTACGTGAAGGAATTTGACTGTCCAATACTAGGCATCTGTCTAGGTCATCAAATAATTGCCAAGGCCTACAACGGTGAAATTGGTGCTGCAGGTATTGAAAGCTACGCCAAGATCAAGATCAATATTTTAGATGAAGATGATATTTTAAAGGGTCTTGGAACAGGATTGGATGTTTGGGCATCCCATAAAGATGAAGTTTGTAAAGCACCTGAAAATTTTGATGTCATTGCCACATCATCAATTTGTGGAGTGGAAGCAATGAAACACCCCACCAAACCTGTATACGGTATCCAATTCCATCCCGAAGTGCACCACACCGAAAATGGTGGTGTAATATTTGAAAATTTCTATGAAGTTTGCAAAAAATATCATGGAATTGAATAA
- a CDS encoding GtrA family protein, which produces MKITPKNMIQTWLKQSTNKISIQFFRYIFVGGTAFLVDFGSLYILTEYFGIFYLLSAAIAFTLGLIVNYLLSVRWVFNKHTLDNRFHEVGIFTMVGIVGLGLNEVIIWFFTSNMHLFYIYSKIISAVLVLFWNFFARRYTIFR; this is translated from the coding sequence ATGAAAATAACACCCAAAAATATGATTCAAACTTGGTTAAAACAGAGTACAAATAAAATATCCATCCAATTTTTCAGATACATTTTCGTGGGTGGAACTGCATTTTTAGTTGATTTCGGTTCTCTATACATTTTAACAGAATATTTTGGAATATTTTATCTTCTGTCTGCTGCAATAGCCTTCACATTGGGTCTTATTGTAAATTACTTGCTGAGTGTAAGATGGGTCTTTAACAAACACACACTAGACAACAGATTTCATGAAGTTGGCATTTTCACGATGGTTGGAATAGTTGGTTTGGGACTAAATGAAGTTATAATCTGGTTTTTCACTTCAAATATGCATTTATTCTACATTTATTCCAAGATCATTTCCGCTGTGCTGGTACTCTTCTGGAATTTCTTTGCAAGGCGTTACACAATATTTCGGTGA
- a CDS encoding glycosyltransferase family 39 protein — protein MYQINNDGIVYINISRQILEGHFYESISDYWGPLISWLMLPFLYFLKSPLMGLYSAKLTSIVIGLVTLFGIRRLSYRFEMEEWLRTLIILTTVPVITYFVMSFITPDLLMVCVLTYYLAAVYDPNYSKTVLNGIFCGFLGALAYFTKSYGFTFFIASFLIFNLIHYLTEMDKTAVIKNLAAGLLVFLLISSVWICFISYKDGKITYGSSGDFNYALVGPNSMGFAEYSEGLHNPDQVNTNYLPKEWSPFSSWANFQHQLNLIWKGAQKTGTILNYFSILSFLIIIIYILLLIVPPRNVSKIDLVYPLITMFILTAGYIIVVVEERYIWLIYLLLILMGGYLLNKLFNLDLFNSLKWNYLLKLVCVVGFICLMTLMPVNYLIGNLNTGKDSYALANTLNGYGVHGNVATNDKLTEMNYLQYYMGTDLYGQSQRNISSKNLQNDLNLLGINYYFVWGNSNQNSYMGSYTQVANLTSYNLVIYKIN, from the coding sequence ATGTATCAGATAAACAACGATGGAATAGTTTATATCAATATTTCCCGGCAGATTTTGGAGGGACACTTTTATGAATCCATAAGCGATTATTGGGGGCCACTGATATCATGGTTAATGTTGCCATTTCTTTACTTCCTAAAAAGCCCTTTAATGGGTCTTTACTCTGCAAAATTGACGTCCATAGTAATTGGACTTGTAACGCTATTTGGAATAAGAAGATTGTCCTACAGATTTGAAATGGAAGAATGGCTTAGGACATTGATTATACTGACCACAGTGCCGGTTATCACCTACTTCGTAATGAGCTTCATAACACCTGATCTTTTAATGGTGTGTGTCTTAACCTACTATCTTGCAGCAGTGTACGATCCAAATTACTCTAAAACAGTATTAAATGGGATTTTCTGCGGATTTTTAGGGGCCCTGGCATACTTTACCAAGAGTTACGGATTCACATTTTTCATAGCCAGTTTTTTGATCTTCAACTTAATTCACTACCTAACAGAAATGGATAAAACAGCTGTTATAAAAAATTTAGCAGCAGGATTGCTAGTTTTTTTATTAATAAGCAGCGTATGGATATGTTTCATAAGTTATAAAGATGGAAAAATTACATATGGATCTTCTGGAGATTTTAATTACGCTTTGGTTGGCCCAAACTCCATGGGATTTGCAGAATATTCAGAAGGTCTTCACAACCCAGATCAGGTCAACACCAACTACCTTCCCAAGGAATGGTCACCTTTCTCATCATGGGCCAATTTCCAACATCAACTGAACTTAATATGGAAAGGGGCTCAAAAAACAGGTACAATTCTTAATTACTTCTCAATATTATCGTTTCTCATAATAATAATTTATATCCTACTTTTAATTGTTCCACCTCGGAATGTATCGAAGATTGATCTTGTATATCCTCTGATAACAATGTTCATACTGACTGCAGGTTACATAATTGTTGTTGTTGAAGAAAGATATATATGGCTTATTTATCTGTTACTGATACTTATGGGGGGATATTTGTTAAATAAACTGTTTAATTTGGATTTATTTAATTCTTTGAAATGGAATTATCTTTTAAAGTTAGTATGTGTTGTTGGATTTATTTGCCTCATGACCCTAATGCCAGTCAATTATCTTATTGGAAATTTAAACACAGGAAAGGATAGCTATGCCTTGGCCAACACATTGAATGGATACGGGGTGCATGGTAACGTGGCAACCAATGATAAACTCACAGAAATGAATTATCTCCAGTATTATATGGGCACGGATTTGTATGGGCAATCACAAAGAAATATCAGCTCTAAAAATCTGCAAAATGATCTGAATTTATTGGGAATTAATTATTATTTTGTCTGGGGAAATTCAAATCAAAACAGTTACATGGGTAGTTACACTCAAGTAGCCAATTTAACTTCCTACAACTTAGTAATTTATAAAATAAATTGA